caGATATTATACACACTCACACtatgtaaataaaaaaaattttttttggcagcgccatgcagcatgcgggatgtgggatcttagttccccgaccagggattgaacccgggcccttggcagtgaaaatgtggagccctaaccactggacagctagggaattcccaataaataatttttttaaaagatacactaGCACCGAACTGAAATTTTTCCTTGAAGTAATCATCAGCCTTCAAAGAGAACTGAGAAAGGGAATAAATTTCTGCCTGTGTAATTCAAAGTTTTCTTTCATGCCACATGCAGGAAATGTTACTGTTAAGAGCTTCACATTTTGGGAAACAGTGAACTTACTAGACCTTTCCTCATCAATCCTCATATTTATGAGTTTCAGAGAAAGCATAGGGTCTAAAAAtgtcagagggaaaaaaacatgtgTCATGGTTTAATGACCtctgagacagagagaaggaaagggacctTCCCACGTCTCAGCAAGTGGTTCAAAGCTAAACTGGAACCCAGATCTCCAGACCCCCTGGTTCAGTGGGCAGGAGGTGGCCTGTGTTTCTAAGCACTCTTACAGCCTTTAAGAAGGagcccagggctttcctggtggcgcagcggttgagagtccgcctgccgatgcaggggacacgggttcgtgcccctgtccgggaagatcccacatgccgcggagcggctgggcccatgagccatggccgctgagcctgcgcgtccggagcctgtgctctgcaacgggagaggccacaacggtgagaggcccgcgtaccacaaaaaaaaaaaaaaaaagttatgctaagtgaaataagccagacacaacaggacaagtattatatgattccacttatatggaaCATGTAGAATAGGCATAttcatagtgacagaaagtaagTTAGATGTTAccagggatggggaggatgggggaATGAAGATTCATTACTTAAAGGGCACAAAATTTCAACTTAGGAGGATGAAAAACGTTTTGGAaaaagatggtggtgatggttgcactaACTTGTggatgtaattaatgccactgagttgtacacttaaaaatgattaaatagtAGAAATTCATCTCATGCTCTTGTAAGTGGCTAACCATTATCCTTAATTTTGAAGATGAAAATGGCGGTAATTTGAAATTGagcttcaaaattttaaaaaggagatggAAGAACTTAAAACAGCTTAATGCcattttcaaaaagaataaagcaaactaaaaaatgttaacagttcttatccattcattcaataaacaaatatttgtcagCTGCATCCAAAATACCAGGCTCCATGCTATGCACTGGAAATACACGTTATTTTTGGACCTTACACTGTAGTGAGAGGTTGTACGAAGACCTTACACTGTCTAAAGGAGACAAACAATAGATAATAAGATCATTTTAGTTAGTGATAAATACTTGGAAAAATTAGTATCAAGAGACTGAGAAGACAAGCCacggactaggagaaaatatttgcaaaagacatatctcataaaggactgttatccaaaatatacaaagaattcataaaattcaacactaagaaaattttaaaaggataaaaagatgagttttgttatatatattttactacaataaaaaaaatttaattcttccttttttctttctttccccatcatataccaaagaaataaaagacccaagggggagggaggtggccaACAATCAAGAAAACATCATTTAAGTGTGACAGGAAAAATAAAGGCAGCCTTTGGTTGGTAACATTCATTCCCCACCCCGCCACATCCCAAAAAAAGTGAACTACTTCTGAGCGAGACAAAATAAAAGGATGCTGGACCGGGTGCCAACCCCTGTTCACTGCTAGGTAAAGCACTGCCCTCCACTGCCCGCCAGCACCAGGTAGGGTCAGGGCCGCCCTCCACTAGAGACCATCATGCGCTGCAGACCGCATCGCAACCCAGCAAAGTCAAGGAAATGAAGACGAAGGGAAAGGGCAGCCTTTATGGAGTTCATGCTGGGTCTCAGGCACTGTTTGTAAATTGTCTCACCCAGGCTATTTCATTTAAGGTTATGGGAGTGGCCTCTGTTTTCCAGGTGGGGGAACTGAGTGTCAGGCAGGGCAAGTGTTCATGAAAAAGCTAGGGCCAGAACTTAGGAcgagtgtttatttttaaaactccgcGGCTTCGCGCCAGGGTCCTCCTCGATGCCACCCTCACATCTTTATTGCGCAGAGTGTATACCACCGGGTTCAGCAGCAGTGTCACCACCGTGTAGAGCACAGCCACCAGGTGGTCCTGGTCCTGGTTTCCTCTGGACTCAGGCCTCAGGTAGATGATGGAGGCGCAGCCAAAATGCACAATGACCACAGCGAGGTGGGCCGCACAGGTGGAGAAGGCCTTGTGCCAGCTGGCTGCTGAGGGCATCCTCAGGAGGGCGGCCACAATGAAGGTGTAGgagaggaggatgaggaggaaggaGACCAGCACCACGAGGATAGTCAGGAAGAAGATGGCCAGCGCTTTGCTGGCACTCCCCGGGCAGCTGAGCTTCAGGACCGGGTGCTGTCGCAGAAGAATGCTCCACGCGTTCGCTGCAGCAGAAGGGCGAGGAGAAGATCAGGCTGGTCTCGATCAAGGCCACCGAAGACCCGAAGCAGAAAACAAGGGCTCCCAGGTAGAGGCAAACTGTGGGTCTCATGATCACCCAATAACACAGGGGATGACAGGCGGCAACGCAGCGGTAGTAACCCATCAGGGTAAGGAGGAAGCAGTGGCTGAGTCCCAGGCCCAGGAAGAAGAACATCTGAGCCCAATAGCGAGGGATGGAGATAGCTCCACTCTCCATGAGCAGATGAGCCAGCATATTGGGGATGGTGACCAGCGTGTAGCAGGTCTCAGAGAGGGACAGCACGGCCAGGAAGCGGTACATGGGAGTGTGCAGGGTCCGATCCGCATGTatcatggtgatgatggtgacttTGCCACTCAGGGTAACCAAGTATGTGAGGAAGAACAGTGCAAAGAGGGTGGTCCTCAGGCCTGGGAAGGTGGAGAAACCCACCAGCATGAACTCCGTCACCAGCCAGGTGGCATTTTCCCACTGCTTCTCAGGAACCTGAGAGGAGAGAGCAAAGGAAATGGAATAGGCCAACTTAATAAGGCTCTGCTAAGCAACAGATACCAGTGAGATAGGATAATCATCCctgttttacaaaaaaaaaaaaaaaaaaaaaggaaagagagactcAGAAATGAGTCACTGTTTTCCTCATATCACCCAGCTAACAGCTCTTCAACAGACGAGAAAATTACAGATATGGAAATGACCTGAGTGccaattaacagatgaatggataaagaagactggTACATAGACAcattggaatatttttcagtggTGAGAAAGAAGGCAATAGTGCCATTTTTGACAATATAGATGGACTTTGAGGACATCATGCCAAGTAtgatgtcagacagagaaagaaaaatactgtatgatctcacttatatgtggaacctaaaagccaaacttataaaaaaaaagaaaaaaaaagagtaaaatggtggtCACCAGGGCCTGGGATACATtgatatattgtaatatgattaccACTGTAGCCATATTCAGCAtctctatcatgtcacataattgtTATAGTTCTTAGAGTCTCTAAGTAATCCTTGCCTCATCTCCAAAGCCATGGGTggtggagtggggaagggagacagacaataaaagtGTATTATCAAGGTTTtgactgaaataaaaacacacaaaatgagagctgtgagtttcagttttatctggggacttactgaggactatagcccaggagacaacCTCTCAGAGAGCTTTGAGCAACTGCTCCGAAGAGGTGGGGGGCAGGTCAGCATATATGTAATTCTGGAGAAGGGGatgtgcaatcaagcacacatcttGGTAGAAAATTACTGCTGGTCACAAGGCACAGTTATcttagttaatgattttagtgcttttctaagtatgggaagatgcaagaaattgagTTCATAAAAGtctctcctggggcttccctggtggcgcagttgttaagaatccgcctgccaatgcaggggacacgggttcgagccctggtctgggaagatcccacatgccgccgagcaactaagcccgtgcgccacaactaatgagcctgtgctctagagcccatgagccacagctactgagcccgtggactactgagcccgtgtgctgcaactactgaagcccacacgcctggagcccacgccctgcaacaagagaagccacagtaatgagaagcccgcgcaccgcaacgaagagtagtccccactcgctgcaactagagaaaacctgtgcacagcaacaaagacccaatgcagccaaaaataaataaataaaataaataaatttatttaaaaaaaatctctcctgggcttccctggtggcgcagtggttgagaatctgcctgctaatgcaagggacacgggttcgagccctggtctgggaggatcccacgtgccgcagagcaactaggcctgtgagccacaactactgagcctgcacgtctggagtctgtgctccgcaacaagagaggccgcgatagtgagaggcctgtgcattgcgatgaagagtggcccccacttgccacaactagagaaagccctcgcgcagaaatgaagacccaacacagccaaaaataaataaataaataaataaataaaaagccaagcattaaaaaaaaaaaaaaaaactctcctgaaaatatctaactatctgaagggcTGTTCTGtcatttttcccagagcacagagaccctcattcctgatctccgcCCTAAaccctttcagggtgtgttgaaggtcagtgactgcagtggccaATGACTCAATCCTTGAAGAGCCAGGTGGCCAGTGACATTCTTTAGTGGGACCACTACAATTTTATCCCACCTGGAGGTCTCTGAGGGGCAACAAGGGAAGTGGGATGTTTGTCCACCAGCCCCCAATCATCTTGCTCAAGAGTTTTGACCAGGAGGCGTTAATTTCCCAGTACTTCCAAATCTGCCACATGTACAGGGAATTCAAAGTCTGGCAGGTAAGGAAGGGAATAAGTGCCAAGGGGATATGGTTCAGGAATTTACAGGGTCCTCTACAATCCGTGTGAAAAGAATACCCAAGAAAGGCAAAGCCTGTAGCATCGATATCTGAAATGAACAAAGGAATACTTTTAGGAAACCTAATACCCAGGGCTACATCAAGTCTTCCATGAGCCTTAGGCACTTTTGCCTTCCTccataaaaattgtttttgttttggttttggttttaaaaagggaattccctggcagtccagtggttaggactccgcacttccattgCTGGGAGCAGGGGTTCCACCCCTGGCCCAGGAACTAATATTCTACAAGCCTCACagagcagccaaagaaaaaaactcgttttaaatttttatttaaattttatttttaaaatttttatttaaatacaatttaatttattaagtaaattaaatacaatttaattttaaaatttatttcagttttataaaaatttaatattttacattttaggaCTGTGTTGgtgtaaaatgaatataattttcaccctaaaaatttatttatttcttctgatcttagacagtaacacaatttcATGAGCCCCCTAATAGTATTGCAGGCCCTAGGCCTTGTGctaataaatacatctgtgttaattaaatggaaaataactcTGAAttattggccttttttttttttttttggccacgctgccagcattcaggatcttagttcccccaccagggatggaacccgtgccccctacagtggaagcacggagtcctacccactgggccgccaggaaattcccataAAATTATTGACCATTCTAATTCAAACAATGAAGCATTAGTAAAAATCCTGAATTGGtgatagttttattattttataatcaattAACCTGCTAGCtcagaaaaatatgtataacttattTTAGAATGTTTCTGAGTATTTTGCATTTGGAAAATGGTCCTAATGTAATCTTTCCCTGCTTATCAAGAGTTAATTGATTTGGAGAGAAGCACATTTCAGTCTTGAAATCCTGAAATACCGACTCTGAGACGAGGATGGGTGGAGGCGGTGGAGAGGTGAGTCCTGATTTATGCGCCATCTAGTGGCATTTTGGGTAATCTGCAAGCCGGTGACCCTCAGAAGAGAATAAATAGCT
This window of the Mesoplodon densirostris isolate mMesDen1 chromosome 3, mMesDen1 primary haplotype, whole genome shotgun sequence genome carries:
- the LOC132486908 gene encoding olfactory receptor 10T2-like, with amino-acid sequence MAHKSGLTSPPPPPILVSESVPEKQWENATWLVTEFMLVGFSTFPGLRTTLFALFFLTYLVTLSGKVTIITMIHADRTLHTPMYRFLAVLSLSETCYTLVTIPNMLAHLLMESGAISIPRYWAQMFFFLGLGLSHCFLLTLMGYYRCVAASNAWSILLRQHPVLKLSCPGSASKALAIFFLTILVVLVSFLLILLSYTFIVAALLRMPSAASWHKAFSTCAAHLAVVIVHFGCASIIYLRPESRGNQDQDHLVAVLYTVVTLLLNPVVYTLRNKDVRVASRRTLARSRGVLKINTRPKFWP